Proteins from one Camelina sativa cultivar DH55 chromosome 8, Cs, whole genome shotgun sequence genomic window:
- the LOC104706722 gene encoding GDSL esterase/lipase At4g10955-like: protein MASRREILSISGPPPIPVFEWNNLYHRASLISCLVQGVYTMERHRQQNRYGSNSVASPWWMFYNFTLIQQLRDSSDGSIYGAVFQNNITYHNTPNSIVPPRYVIALRGTILTLQTMACDVKLNMRFAFENLHRGGRFVQAIQAIQNLVTTFGNRAVWIAGHSLGAGLAQLAGKIMAMYGCPVEAYTFNPPISLIPLEQLVESEDLKCAVRLIRDIAKAGIARVLDLNEGQGSHLFMNLASWRPHLFVNQSDPICSEYIGYFNHRDDMGELQLGRIERLARYSIRRILFGGGGESSSSSYSSEEHLHFLPSAFVMVNTFISPDFQTDHGIHQWWNPLLGHYSYQFNV from the exons ATGGCCTCACGCAGAGAGATATTAAGCATTTCTGGTCCCCCTCCAATTCCAGTATTTGAATG GAACAATTTGTACCACCGAGCGTCATTGATATCATGTTTGGTGCAAGGAGTCTACACAATGGAACGACACAGACAACAAAACCGTTATGGTTCCAACTCAGTGGCTAGTCCTTGGTGGATGTTTTACAATTTCACGTTAATTCAACAACTTAGGGACTCATCTGACGGCTCCATATACGGTGCCGTTTTCCAGAACAACATCACTTACCATAATACCCCCAACTCGATAGTACCTCCGCGTTACGTGATTGCATTACGTGGAACGATCCTAACACTACAAACTATGGCTTGTGATGTGAAACTTAACATGCGTTTCGCCTTCGAGAACCTCCACCGCGGGGGCAGGTTTGTACAAGCCATTCAAGCAATCCAAAATCTGGTGACCACTTTTGGAAACAGAGCTGTCTGGATCGCTGGACACTCTCTAGGAGCTGGCCTGGCACAACTCGCGGGGAAGATCATGGCTATGTACGGATGCCCCGTCGAAGCTTACACGTTTAACCCGCCTATCTCCTTGATTCCTCTAGAGCAGCTAGTTGAGAGTGAGGATCTTAAATGTGCGGTCAGACTCATCAGAGATATCGCCAAAGCCGGCATAGCCAGAGTCCTAGACCTAAATGAG GGTCAAGGAAGCCATCTATTTATGAATTTAGCTTCCTGGAGACCTCATTTGTTTGTGAACCAATCAGATCCAATCTGCTCAGAATATATTGGTTATTTCAATCACAGAGACGATATGGGTGAGCTGCAACTCGGCAGGATCGAGAGGTTGGCTAGATACTCGATTAGGAGAATATTGTTCGGAGGGGGAGGAGAAAGTTCGTCGTCGTCGTATTCTTCGGAAGAGCATCTCCATTTTCTTCCGTCTGCCTTTGTGATGGTGAACACATTCATATCACCGGATTTTCAGACAGATCATGGGATTCATCAATGGTGGAATCCTTTGCTCGGACATTATTCATACCAATTTAATGTATGA